The genome window GGACGCGCGCCACCACCTGGCGGTCCACCTGGACGTCCGCGGGCAGGGACACTGACTGCCGGACCCGGAACCGGTGGGCCTTGAGTTCACGCACCGTGGCACGCAAGGATTCCTGGACAGATTTCGGTGCGGAGGAGTCCTCGGAGCCTTCCGGAAGCTCCGTGTTCAGCACCCGGAGCATCGCCCGCAGGCTCTCCAGGGCACGGCGGGAGCTCTCCGAGATATCGGCGAGCTGCTGGTGCAGCTCGTCATCGGCCGCTGCGATCGGGTGGAGTTCCAGTACCTGTGCCTGCATCACCACGCTGGTGAGGTCCGTGGCCACCAGGTCATGGAGTTCCCGGGCCATGGCCAGGCGCTGGTTCCGCTGCTCATCCATCAGCGACTGCTGCAGCTCGCGTCGCCGTCGGACCTGGGAGTAGCGGGTGTATCCGACCGTGTATCCGCCGAGCATGGTCAGTCCGACGAGCATCAGCCCCACCGGATCAGTACTCACCGTCATGTCGGTGAGGTCCAGGAGGGACGCGCCTCCCTGAACGACCGCCACGGTGGCGGCCAGTCGCAGCAACCCCTGGGCGGCGAGAAGTTCGACGACGAGCGCGGTAATGAGGAAGAAGAAACTGCCGGACTGGCCCAGGATGAAGAGTGCCACCGGCAGTACCGGCATGCTGGCCACTGCCGCGAGCCAGGGCGTCCAGGTGGCCAGGTAGACGACGGACAGCATCAACAGGCAGAAGAGGGTGTCTGTCAGGGTGAAGGGGTGGCCGGGGAAGGTGAACATCGTCACCGTCAGGAGGACGGCGAACACCAGCTCCGCCCGGCCGCGGACGCCTCGGTCCCGGCGTCGTTGGCGGAGGCCTTCCAGGTAGTCCTTCATCCGGTCAACTCTTCTACTGCTTGTAGCTTGCGAGGAAGTTTCCGAGCCGGTCGATCGCCTCAGAGAGGTCCCGGGCCCAGGGCAGGGTGACCACCCGGAAGTGGTCGGGGGTCGGCCAGTTCATCCCGGTGCCCTGGACCAGCTGGATCTTCTCGGACCGGAGCAGGTCGAACATGAACTGCTCGTCGTCGTGGATCTCGTGGACGTTCGGGTCCAGCTTCGGGAAGGCGTAGAGCGCACCCATCGGTTTGACGCAGCTCACCCCGGGAATCGCATTGAGCTTCTCCCAGGCGACATTGCGCTGCTCGAGCAGACGGCCGCCCGGCAGTACCAGGTCGTCGATCGACTGGCGTCCCGACAGGGCGACCTGGATGCCGTACTGGGCGGGCACATTGGCGCACAACCGGGTCGAGCACAGCAGTTCGATGCCTTCGATGAAGCCGCGGGCGTGTTCCTTCGGTCCGGTGAGCACCATCCACCCGGCACGGAAACCGGCGGCACGGTAGGCCTTCGACAGTCCGTTGAAGGTGATGCACAGGAGGTCGGGGGCCAGACACGCGGTGTTCACGTGAACGGCGTCATCGTAGAGGATCTTGTCGTAGATCTCGTCGGAGAGCAGCACCAGGGAGTGCCGACGGGCCACGTCGACGATGCGTTCCAGGACCTCGCGGCTGTACACCGCACCCGTCGGATTGTTCGGGTTGATGATGACGATGGCCTTGGTCCGCGGGGTGACCTTGGACTCGATGTCCTCGATCGATGGGGCCCAGTCGTTCTCCTCGTCGCAGAGGTAGTGGACCGCCTTGCCGCCGGCGAGGGTCGTCGCTGCTGTCCACAGTGGGTAGTCCGGGGACGGGATGAGGATCTCGTCGCCGTCGTTGAGCATCGCCTGGGTGACCATGGTGATGAGCTCGGAGACGCCGTTGCCGAGGTAGACGTCGTTCATGGTGAACGGAGGGAAATCGGGGATGACCTCGTAGCGGGCGACAACGGCCCGGCGGGCGGACGGGATGCCCTTGGACTGGGAGTAGCCAGCCGCGTAGGGCAGGCCGGCGATCATGTCCTGGACGATCGTGTCCGGGGCATCGAATCCGAAGGCTGCCGGGTTGCCGGTGTTGAGCTTGAGGATTCGGTGGCCGTCGGCCTCCATCCTTTCGGCTTCGGCATTCACCGGACCGCGGATCTCATAGAGGACATTCTGGAGCTTCGTCGACTGGTCCAGGGGACGGAGCTCCGCGGGGTGTTTCGGAATCGGGCTCATCTGTCCCATCATGCCAGGTGGCCCGGTGCGGCACGCACCCTACCCGGTTTCGGTGGCTATCCGGGACTATTCAGTGGTTTCGGTATCGACACCCGGGTCGCCACCCTGGCCCCCGCCCGGGGCGGTCGGGGTATAGCCGTCGTCGTAGCCGTCGTCATAGCCGTCGTCGTAGTCACCGCCGTCGTCCCAGATGTCGCCCTGGTCATCGGTGGTGTCGGTCGGGTCGTCAGCGGGCGCGTCCGGGGTCGGGGTGCTGCGCCAGATCTCGGTACCCATGTCATTGCTGTACGGGTCAAACCCGTAGCCGCTCTGGGTGGTCGGGGTGCTGCTGGATACACCGGAGGCGGGGGTATTCGCCTCACCCCAGGCCGAGGGACGCTCGTAACTCGGGGTGACCGGGGTCAGCGGGGCGGAGTCCGAGACCTCGTTGGTGCGCATGAGATTGGCGGTGAACAGGCCGATGACCAGTGCGAGAACTGCGCCGACGCCGAGGATCCAGGCCCACGGGGGGACGCTGTGGAGCCCGCGTGAGCGGGAGTCATCGTCGCCACCGTCGTCGCCTGTCCCGTCGGCGAATGCCACCTCCGACGGGGCGTCCGCCACCGCCGCGGCCACGGGGGTCGCGGCCACGGGTGCTGCGGTGTACGCCGGGGCGACAGCCGGGGCGGCGGCCGGGGCGTCCGCCGGTCGGACACTGTCCGGACGGACAGTCGGAATGATGCCGGTCATCTCGGGGTCCGAGGCACTGCCCAGGGCAGGGGACGCCGGTTCCTCGCCGACGACGTCGGCGTCGATGACCGCGCCGTCGCGGGTGATGTCGGTGCTCTCCACCGCGTCCGGGACGAATCCGAGCCGGGGCGGCACAGAGGACGGGATGGATCCCCCGAAGGAGAACTCCGTGTCCTCGAACGCCGAAGTGTCCCGCGGCCGGTCACCACCGGTGGGGCGTCGGGGTTCTGAGGGTTCGTTCATCTCATCTCTTCGTTCCGTGGGTGCGGTGGGGTCTGCTCCATAATAGTCCGATGCGGGAATCCGGCTAATTCCGGCGGGCTAACCAGGCCACGATATCCCGCCGGGCGGCCCGACCTTCCGGGGTGCGGGTCAGTGGATGGACATGGATGGCACCGGGACTGACCTCGGTCCGGTCCGCGCGACCGGTCCGGCCGTCGAGGGCGGCCAACCGGTCGGTGAGGACGGTGGCGTCGGCATGGAGAATGTCCCGGGTACCGGTCCAGATCCCGACATCAGGCAGTGTCTGGAGCAGGTCGTCGGAGGCGGTCAACGGGCTGACCAGCGGGTGGTCTGGGCCGACCTCGCTCGCCCACGCTGCCCCGGCGATGCGCAGCCCGGCGGGGTGCAGCCAGGGGTCGGATCCGATGAGGGCGTCGAGGCCTGGAGTGGTGCAGGTGACGTCGAGCCAGGGGGAGATAAGACCGATCCGGTCGATCGCTGCGGCTGCCCCGGTACGGGAGGTGGTGAGCAGCCATCCGAGGGCCAGGCCGCCACCGGCGGAGTCTCCGGCGAGGCACAGTCGGTGCCCGGTCCCCGCCGCCTCCTCGGCCGCCCGGGTGAGGACGGTGTCGAGCAGGTCGCGGGCGGCGGTGGCACCAAATCCGGGTGCCAGGCCGTAATCGGGGACGATGACCTTCATGCCACCGGCGGCGAGGTCGGTGAGGAACGACCAGTGCCGGTCATCGAGCCCGTTGATGTAGGCGCCGCCGTGGAGGTAGACGCAGATGTCCAGCGGAGTGTCACGGGGCGCATCGGTCGCCGGGACGAGGTGATGGACGGTGAAGGTCCCCGCCGGGACGCTGACCTGGTCCGTGACGACATGGTTGACCTGGTAGAACTCGTGGGGGACGGGGGCCGAGTGGCGGGGGAGTGCCATGTGCTCCCGGACCTTGTCCGCCGAGGACCAGAGTGGGTGGCGGGTGCGGTGCAGTTGTGCGGCGGTCAGGCGCATCGACAGGCTCATGGGCTCCGATCGTAGCGTCCGAAAAAAAGTTGAGCGTGGCGGGAACAAGTCTGGCGTCCGGGCCGTTGTACCGTATGTCATCAAGTTGAGCGAGACATACTCAAGTCAGGTTGACAGTCCGGTGGAACGGATGCAGACTTGAGTCCGCTTCACTGAACAAACCTCGATCTACACCAGATCCAACAACATCAGGAGGACGTCACAATGGGACGCGCAGTGGGAATTGACCTCGGTACCACCAACTCGGTGGTTTCTGTTCTGGAAGGTGGCGAGCCCGTCGTCATCGCCAACTCCGAGGGGGCCCGCACCACCCCGTCGGTCGTCGCCTTCGCCAAGAACGGTGAAGTGCTCGTCGGCCAGTCCGCGAAGAACCAGGCGGTCACCAACGTCGACCGCACCATCCGCTCCGTCAAGCGGCACATCGGCGATGACGGCTGGACCACCGGCCCGATCGACGACAAGAAGTACACCGCCCAGGAGATCTCTGCCCGTACCCTCATGAAGCTGAAGAGGGACGCCGAGGCCTACCTCGGTGAGGACGTCACCGACGCCGTCATCACCGTCCCGGCCTACTTCAACGACGCCCAGCGTCAGGCCACCAAGGACGCCGGCCAGATTGCCGGCCTCAACGTCCTGCGCATCGTCAACGAGCCGACCGCCGCCGCCCTCGCCTACGGCCTGGAGAAGGGTGACAAGGAGCAGACCATCCTCGTCTTCGACCTCG of Corynebacterium terpenotabidum Y-11 contains these proteins:
- a CDS encoding sensor histidine kinase; translated protein: MKDYLEGLRQRRRDRGVRGRAELVFAVLLTVTMFTFPGHPFTLTDTLFCLLMLSVVYLATWTPWLAAVASMPVLPVALFILGQSGSFFFLITALVVELLAAQGLLRLAATVAVVQGGASLLDLTDMTVSTDPVGLMLVGLTMLGGYTVGYTRYSQVRRRRELQQSLMDEQRNQRLAMARELHDLVATDLTSVVMQAQVLELHPIAAADDELHQQLADISESSRRALESLRAMLRVLNTELPEGSEDSSAPKSVQESLRATVRELKAHRFRVRQSVSLPADVQVDRQVVARVLTEMRSNAVKHSPPRSEIILTCTVAHDELVLTMSNERLPTPEEGAGDDTGLPGDLLSSHIGLASMSGRAAVARGTVTAGPEKNDPQRWRTQLKLPIVGTG
- a CDS encoding pyridoxal phosphate-dependent aminotransferase: MGQMSPIPKHPAELRPLDQSTKLQNVLYEIRGPVNAEAERMEADGHRILKLNTGNPAAFGFDAPDTIVQDMIAGLPYAAGYSQSKGIPSARRAVVARYEVIPDFPPFTMNDVYLGNGVSELITMVTQAMLNDGDEILIPSPDYPLWTAATTLAGGKAVHYLCDEENDWAPSIEDIESKVTPRTKAIVIINPNNPTGAVYSREVLERIVDVARRHSLVLLSDEIYDKILYDDAVHVNTACLAPDLLCITFNGLSKAYRAAGFRAGWMVLTGPKEHARGFIEGIELLCSTRLCANVPAQYGIQVALSGRQSIDDLVLPGGRLLEQRNVAWEKLNAIPGVSCVKPMGALYAFPKLDPNVHEIHDDEQFMFDLLRSEKIQLVQGTGMNWPTPDHFRVVTLPWARDLSEAIDRLGNFLASYKQ
- a CDS encoding alpha/beta hydrolase fold domain-containing protein; protein product: MSLSMRLTAAQLHRTRHPLWSSADKVREHMALPRHSAPVPHEFYQVNHVVTDQVSVPAGTFTVHHLVPATDAPRDTPLDICVYLHGGAYINGLDDRHWSFLTDLAAGGMKVIVPDYGLAPGFGATAARDLLDTVLTRAAEEAAGTGHRLCLAGDSAGGGLALGWLLTTSRTGAAAAIDRIGLISPWLDVTCTTPGLDALIGSDPWLHPAGLRIAGAAWASEVGPDHPLVSPLTASDDLLQTLPDVGIWTGTRDILHADATVLTDRLAALDGRTGRADRTEVSPGAIHVHPLTRTPEGRAARRDIVAWLARRN